Proteins from a genomic interval of Kitasatospora kifunensis:
- a CDS encoding VanZ family protein has protein sequence MRIEDRGLAATAQPLEDALSPDAPGTAEVPGGPAAGPELLPPLLRSAAVTLLTLYFLLLGWLALRQVPTHWSYDANLTPFASVHRALTTGGAAGLRQVASSLAVLAPLGVLLPLARGRLRHAWLPSFLHTLGTTALIATALEVIRTGLTGYQLNVDDIVLGTIGAAVAHLVVVPVGRGRLRARLARHPWPERPVAAAAADRPELGDAPVTSSLTPFQSPRAESAVPWAGHPGDTGDGRAQRLRSHRPGTLPASVIHRAPVRAHHL, from the coding sequence GTGCGGATCGAAGACCGAGGGCTGGCCGCGACGGCCCAGCCGCTCGAAGACGCCCTGAGCCCCGATGCGCCCGGCACTGCCGAAGTGCCCGGCGGCCCGGCGGCCGGGCCCGAGCTGCTGCCGCCCCTGCTGCGCTCGGCTGCGGTGACCCTGCTCACGCTCTACTTCCTGCTGCTCGGCTGGCTTGCGCTGCGCCAGGTGCCGACCCACTGGTCCTACGACGCCAACCTGACGCCGTTCGCCTCCGTGCACCGCGCGCTCACCACCGGTGGCGCGGCGGGCCTGCGGCAGGTGGCGAGTTCGCTGGCCGTGCTGGCCCCGCTCGGTGTGCTGCTGCCGCTGGCCAGGGGACGGCTGCGGCACGCCTGGCTGCCGTCCTTCCTGCACACCCTCGGCACCACCGCGCTGATCGCGACGGCGTTGGAGGTGATCCGGACCGGCCTGACCGGCTATCAGCTCAACGTGGACGACATAGTGCTCGGCACCATCGGTGCCGCGGTGGCCCACCTGGTGGTTGTCCCGGTCGGGCGGGGGCGGCTGCGGGCGCGCCTGGCCCGTCACCCGTGGCCGGAGCGCCCGGTCGCCGCTGCGGCAGCCGACCGTCCCGAGCTCGGGGACGCCCCCGTGACGAGCAGTCTCACCCCGTTCCAGAGCCCCCGCGCCGAGTCTGCGGTCCCCTGGGCCGGGCACCCCGGCGACACCGGCGACGGGCGCGCCCAGCGGCTGCGGTCGCACCGACCTGGCACGCTGCCGGCCTCCGTCATCCACCGCGCCCCGGTCCGCGCGCACCACCTCTGA
- a CDS encoding SigE family RNA polymerase sigma factor — protein MNATLETRGIWDAHNPAVRGVRPAAHRVVEHSVVDHRVVEHSRVEHCTGTRRVSGGSRTGEHRSFVRPGSVPVGAGNGQNASGSGESADGQMTGATLYRLAPVEERVQQGEQGSAQGEHSAVEADHLAEFTAYVRERRASLYATAYHLTGDRFEAEDLLQSALFSTYRAWGRISDKAAVGGYLRRTMTNLHISAWRRRKLNEYPTEELPETVGDTDAMGGTELRAVLWQALAKLPENQRTMLVLRYYEGRTDPEIADILNISVGTVKSSIWRALRRLRDDEQLNRTGDLAHAFGELVA, from the coding sequence ATGAACGCAACGCTTGAGACCCGGGGCATCTGGGATGCGCACAACCCGGCCGTCCGCGGCGTGCGTCCGGCGGCTCACCGCGTGGTCGAGCACAGTGTGGTCGATCACCGCGTGGTTGAGCACAGCAGGGTCGAGCACTGCACGGGGACCCGCCGGGTGAGCGGCGGGAGCCGGACGGGCGAGCACCGCTCGTTCGTTCGGCCGGGGAGTGTTCCGGTGGGGGCGGGGAACGGCCAGAACGCCAGCGGCTCGGGGGAGTCGGCGGACGGCCAGATGACGGGCGCCACCCTCTACCGGCTCGCGCCGGTGGAGGAGCGCGTCCAGCAGGGCGAGCAGGGAAGCGCGCAGGGGGAGCACTCGGCCGTCGAGGCGGACCACCTGGCGGAGTTCACCGCGTATGTGCGCGAGCGTCGCGCTTCCCTCTACGCCACTGCCTACCACCTGACCGGCGACCGCTTCGAGGCCGAGGACCTGCTGCAGAGCGCGCTCTTCAGCACCTACCGCGCCTGGGGCCGGATCAGCGACAAGGCGGCGGTCGGCGGCTACCTGCGCCGCACCATGACCAACCTGCACATCTCCGCCTGGCGGCGGCGCAAGCTCAACGAGTACCCGACCGAGGAGCTGCCGGAGACGGTCGGCGACACCGACGCCATGGGCGGCACCGAGCTGCGCGCCGTGCTCTGGCAGGCGCTCGCCAAGCTCCCGGAGAACCAGCGCACCATGCTGGTCCTGCGCTACTACGAGGGCCGCACCGACCCGGAGATCGCCGACATCCTGAACATCAGCGTCGGCACCGTCAAGAGCAGCATCTGGCGCGCCCTGCGCCGCCTGCGCGACGACGAGCAGCTCAACCGCACCGGTGACCTCGCGCACGCCTTCGGCGAGCTGGTGGCGTAA
- a CDS encoding sensor histidine kinase: MTDPQNGHRLSRTLLRRLRLSSLRVRLAAVFAVVSLTAAVSASGIAYWLNRDAVLKRAQNAALDDFRSSLSRNISALPQGASCAALGQLATDVASSSLNYDVVVVDDAQPNCTAISNPRFTLAEVPHTLVTTVATPRGATTAIPYTYHLYWQRVNLDGNPYLIGGTKVVPSGPTAYMFKSLNNERDDLKTLSWSLAVATILALVAATLLAQAASSAVLRPVRQLGEAARRLGEGELDVRLEVTGADELADLSQTFNQAVEQLSQQVDELSAREAQSRRFVADMSHELRTPLTAMTAVTDILEDEAESLDPMIEPAVRLVVSETRRLSDLVENLMEVTRFDAGTAKLVADEMDIADLIMSCIDGRAWYDAVEVDAPRGILAVVDPRRLDVVFANLIGNALKHGGSPVRVKVSQGLGPTGAGEVVVEVQDSGPGIPQDVLPHVFDRFYKADKGRARSEGSGLGLSIAMANAQIHGGTITAANGPQGGAVFTLRLPLTPPERATAGGPNTGGLKTGRASAGGLTGRDPNGRGPSGATAAGPASSRGGPGSAGDAGDSGDSTERRSPQ, encoded by the coding sequence GTGACTGACCCTCAGAACGGCCACCGCCTGTCCCGCACACTGCTGCGCCGGCTTCGACTCAGTTCGCTGCGGGTCCGGCTGGCCGCGGTCTTCGCCGTGGTGTCCCTGACCGCCGCCGTCTCCGCCTCCGGCATCGCCTACTGGCTCAACCGCGACGCGGTGCTCAAGCGCGCCCAGAACGCCGCGCTCGACGACTTCCGCTCCTCGCTCAGCCGCAACATCTCCGCTCTGCCCCAGGGCGCCAGTTGCGCGGCGCTGGGCCAGTTGGCCACCGACGTGGCCAGCTCGAGCCTGAACTACGACGTCGTGGTGGTGGACGACGCCCAGCCCAACTGCACGGCCATCTCGAACCCGCGCTTCACCCTGGCCGAGGTGCCGCACACCTTGGTGACCACCGTCGCCACCCCGCGCGGTGCGACCACCGCCATTCCCTACACGTACCACCTCTACTGGCAGCGGGTGAACCTCGACGGCAACCCCTACCTGATCGGCGGCACCAAGGTGGTGCCGAGCGGTCCGACCGCCTACATGTTCAAGTCGCTGAACAACGAGCGGGACGACCTCAAGACACTGAGCTGGTCGCTGGCGGTCGCGACGATCCTCGCGCTGGTCGCCGCCACCCTGCTGGCCCAGGCGGCCTCCAGTGCCGTGCTCCGCCCGGTGCGCCAACTCGGCGAGGCGGCAAGGCGGTTGGGTGAGGGCGAGCTGGACGTGCGACTGGAGGTCACCGGCGCCGACGAACTCGCCGACCTGAGTCAGACGTTCAACCAGGCGGTTGAGCAACTCTCCCAGCAGGTCGATGAGTTGAGCGCCCGCGAGGCGCAGAGCCGACGGTTCGTCGCCGACATGTCGCACGAACTGCGCACCCCGCTGACCGCGATGACGGCGGTCACCGACATCCTCGAGGACGAGGCCGAGTCGCTGGACCCGATGATCGAGCCGGCCGTGCGGCTGGTGGTCAGCGAGACCCGCCGGCTCTCCGACCTGGTGGAGAACCTGATGGAGGTGACCCGGTTCGACGCCGGCACCGCCAAGTTGGTCGCCGACGAGATGGACATCGCCGACCTGATCATGTCCTGCATCGACGGCCGGGCCTGGTACGACGCCGTGGAGGTGGACGCGCCACGCGGAATTCTGGCGGTGGTCGACCCGCGCCGGCTCGACGTGGTCTTCGCCAACCTGATCGGCAACGCGCTCAAGCACGGCGGCTCGCCGGTGCGGGTCAAGGTCAGCCAGGGCCTGGGGCCGACCGGCGCCGGCGAGGTGGTGGTGGAGGTCCAGGACAGCGGCCCCGGCATCCCGCAGGACGTACTGCCGCACGTCTTCGACCGCTTCTACAAGGCCGACAAGGGGCGGGCCCGTTCCGAGGGCAGCGGGCTCGGCCTGTCCATCGCGATGGCCAACGCCCAGATCCACGGCGGCACCATCACCGCCGCCAACGGGCCGCAGGGGGGCGCGGTCTTCACCCTTCGGCTGCCGCTGACGCCGCCGGAGCGGGCCACGGCGGGCGGACCGAACACCGGGGGCCTGAAGACCGGGCGGGCGAGTGCCGGCGGCCTGACCGGCAGGGACCCGAACGGCAGGGGACCGAGCGGCGCGACCGCGGCCGGTCCGGCGTCGAGCCGAGGTGGCCCGGGCAGCGCCGGGGATGCGGGAGACTCGGGGGACAGCACCGAGCGGAGGTCCCCCCAGTGA
- a CDS encoding uridine kinase family protein, with product MSDTPLNPAPTTRARVVLLCGPSGSGKSSLAERLALPVLQLDDFYKDDGDPSLPLLPDGSGTDWDSPLSWHRDQALAAIRQLTETGRAEVPIYSIPTCSRAGSHILELAGAPAFIAEGIFAAELIAACEAEDLLGAALCLRNRPLTTAWRRFRRDVREGRKAVPYLLRRGWRLMRAEHGIVARQVELGAHACAGDEAAARVRAVVRRGERVAVSA from the coding sequence GTGAGTGACACACCGCTGAACCCCGCCCCGACCACCCGTGCCCGCGTGGTGCTGCTCTGCGGGCCCTCGGGTTCGGGGAAGTCCTCGCTGGCCGAGCGCCTGGCGCTGCCGGTGCTCCAGCTCGACGACTTCTACAAGGACGACGGCGACCCGAGCCTGCCGCTGCTGCCCGACGGCTCCGGCACCGACTGGGACTCGCCGCTCTCCTGGCACCGGGACCAGGCGCTGGCGGCGATCCGGCAGCTCACCGAGACCGGACGGGCCGAGGTGCCCATCTACTCGATCCCCACCTGCTCCCGGGCCGGCTCGCACATCCTGGAGCTGGCCGGCGCCCCCGCGTTCATCGCCGAGGGCATCTTCGCCGCCGAACTGATCGCCGCCTGCGAGGCCGAGGACCTGCTCGGCGCGGCGCTCTGCCTGCGCAACCGCCCGCTGACCACCGCCTGGCGCCGCTTTCGCCGCGACGTCCGCGAGGGCCGCAAGGCCGTCCCCTACCTGCTGCGCCGCGGCTGGCGCCTGATGCGCGCCGAGCACGGGATCGTGGCCCGCCAGGTCGAACTCGGCGCCCACGCCTGCGCGGGCGACGAGGCGGCCGCCCGGGTGCGCGCGGTGGTGCGCCGGGGCGAGCGGGTCGCGGTCAGCGCCTGA
- a CDS encoding aldehyde dehydrogenase family protein, with the protein MSEIATRLDVMKTYKLFVGGKFPRSESGRVYEVTDGKGQWLANAPLGTRKDTRDAVLAARAAVKGWAGTTAYNRGQVLYRVAEMLQGRREQFAAEVAAAEGLGAKKSAALVDQAIDRWVWYAGWTDKVAQIAGAANPVAGPYFNLSVPEPTGVVGIVAPQAGYGHSFLGLVSVIAPAIATGNTVVVAAAANAPLPALSLGEVLATSDVPGGVVNIISGRTADLAPTLASHQDVNALDLTGAIAADGPGAAAVLEAAAADTLKRVLRPAVDPSAQDWTNAPGTERLLSFLETKTVWHPMGQ; encoded by the coding sequence ATGTCTGAGATCGCCACGCGTCTTGATGTGATGAAGACCTACAAGCTGTTCGTCGGCGGGAAGTTCCCGCGCTCCGAGAGCGGACGGGTGTACGAGGTGACTGACGGTAAGGGCCAGTGGCTGGCCAACGCCCCGCTCGGGACCCGCAAGGACACCCGCGACGCCGTCCTCGCCGCCCGCGCGGCGGTGAAGGGCTGGGCCGGGACCACCGCGTACAACCGCGGCCAGGTGCTCTACCGGGTGGCCGAGATGCTGCAGGGGCGGCGCGAGCAGTTCGCCGCCGAGGTGGCCGCGGCCGAGGGCCTGGGCGCCAAGAAGTCCGCCGCGCTGGTGGACCAGGCGATCGACCGCTGGGTCTGGTACGCGGGCTGGACCGACAAGGTGGCGCAGATCGCGGGCGCCGCCAACCCGGTGGCCGGGCCGTACTTCAACCTCTCGGTGCCGGAGCCGACCGGCGTGGTGGGCATCGTGGCCCCGCAGGCCGGTTACGGGCACTCGTTCCTCGGCCTGGTCTCGGTGATCGCTCCGGCGATCGCCACCGGCAACACCGTGGTGGTCGCGGCCGCCGCCAACGCCCCGCTGCCGGCCCTGTCGCTGGGCGAGGTGCTCGCCACCTCGGACGTCCCCGGCGGCGTGGTGAACATCATCTCGGGCCGCACCGCGGACCTCGCCCCGACGCTGGCCTCGCACCAGGACGTCAACGCACTGGACCTCACCGGCGCAATCGCCGCCGACGGGCCTGGCGCGGCGGCTGTCCTGGAGGCGGCCGCGGCCGATACATTGAAGCGGGTGCTGCGCCCGGCGGTTGATCCGTCGGCGCAGGACTGGACCAATGCCCCGGGTACCGAACGGCTACTCTCCTTCCTGGAGACCAAGACGGTCTGGCACCCCATGGGTCAGTAG
- a CDS encoding DUF2637 domain-containing protein, with protein MYDQAGEFSLRYGAAPYGILDDLAAAALYEPGGRYDGDTARRGLRLGFPATDGHDGWGTEEIPLPRPRSPLDDTTLHSAGPHSAGLDSTDLGAPLTPRRRRRPQPTVVSWPLLIGEAFGVLTAVTVTAVCVLGGMLSYDPLRDLAQSRVPHGLSHLWPVIVYGPWLVGCLSVLRAALEGRRPVHSWAVVVIFSSVATGLCISDACQTYLSVLDIVVAGLPPITAAVSLHQLVRQLTVAHTARRTPRHTARKATR; from the coding sequence ATGTATGACCAAGCGGGCGAGTTCTCCCTCCGGTACGGGGCCGCCCCCTACGGCATCCTGGACGACCTCGCCGCGGCAGCGCTCTACGAACCCGGCGGCCGCTACGACGGGGATACCGCACGCCGCGGCCTGCGACTTGGGTTCCCGGCCACCGATGGACATGACGGCTGGGGCACCGAGGAGATTCCGCTGCCCCGTCCGCGCAGCCCCCTCGACGACACCACACTGCACTCGGCCGGCCCGCACTCCGCTGGCCTGGACTCCACCGACCTGGGTGCCCCGCTCACTCCCCGTCGCCGACGCCGACCTCAACCCACGGTCGTTTCATGGCCGTTGCTCATCGGAGAGGCGTTCGGAGTACTGACCGCCGTGACGGTCACGGCCGTGTGCGTCCTGGGTGGAATGCTCTCCTACGACCCGCTGCGGGACCTGGCGCAGTCCCGCGTGCCGCACGGGTTGTCGCACCTGTGGCCGGTCATCGTTTACGGACCGTGGCTCGTGGGCTGTCTCTCGGTTCTGCGCGCCGCCCTCGAAGGGCGTCGGCCGGTGCACTCGTGGGCCGTGGTGGTCATCTTCTCCAGCGTCGCGACCGGACTCTGCATCTCCGATGCGTGCCAGACATATCTCAGCGTCCTCGACATCGTTGTTGCGGGCCTGCCTCCCATCACCGCAGCCGTCTCCCTGCACCAGCTCGTCCGCCAACTCACCGTCGCTCACACCGCCCGCCGTACCCCACGTCACACCGCCCGCAAGGCAACTCGCTGA
- a CDS encoding AraC family transcriptional regulator, translating into MDVLSDAITAMRTGRPHSGRTDKLAPWGLRFPPAPGAGFHIVLQGSCWLLPPEGAPPIRLGVGDVVLLPRGLGYGLADSLETELVQVVLTDGGLLPAECDQLISEPTGGEVTTMLCGAYQLNQVRPHPLLAALPAVVHLPARVGRHPGLRSLVDLLGAELTERRLGSDAAMPALLDTLLLYILRAFFEEICCTATSGWAAALGDEAVTAALQEIHGAPAHPWTVEELGARAGLSRAAFARRFTALVGQPPLGYLTWWRMTTAGRLLRESDAPLRTIAQQTGYLSEFAFAKAFKREYGLSPGRYRDQGRRAAERADRRNASVSTADGS; encoded by the coding sequence ATGGACGTGCTCAGCGACGCGATCACCGCAATGCGCACCGGCCGGCCGCACTCCGGCCGCACCGACAAGCTCGCCCCCTGGGGCCTGCGCTTCCCACCCGCCCCGGGCGCCGGCTTCCACATCGTGCTGCAGGGCTCGTGCTGGCTGCTGCCTCCCGAGGGCGCACCACCGATCAGGCTCGGCGTCGGCGATGTGGTCCTGCTGCCGCGCGGCCTCGGCTACGGACTGGCGGACTCACTGGAGACCGAGCTGGTCCAGGTGGTCCTCACCGACGGCGGACTGCTGCCGGCCGAGTGCGACCAGCTGATCAGCGAGCCGACCGGCGGCGAGGTCACCACCATGCTCTGCGGCGCCTACCAGCTCAACCAGGTCCGCCCGCACCCGCTGCTGGCCGCGCTGCCCGCCGTGGTCCACCTGCCCGCCCGGGTCGGCCGCCACCCGGGCCTGCGCTCCCTGGTCGATCTGCTCGGCGCCGAGCTGACCGAGCGCCGACTCGGCTCGGACGCGGCGATGCCCGCGCTGCTCGACACGCTGCTGCTCTACATCCTGCGGGCCTTCTTCGAGGAGATCTGCTGCACGGCCACCAGCGGCTGGGCCGCCGCGCTGGGCGACGAGGCGGTGACCGCCGCCCTTCAGGAGATCCACGGCGCCCCGGCCCATCCCTGGACCGTCGAGGAACTCGGCGCCCGAGCCGGCCTGTCCCGCGCCGCCTTCGCCCGCCGCTTCACCGCCCTGGTCGGCCAGCCCCCGCTCGGCTACCTCACCTGGTGGCGGATGACCACGGCGGGCCGCCTGCTGCGCGAATCCGACGCCCCTTTGCGCACCATCGCCCAACAGACCGGATACCTCAGCGAGTTCGCCTTCGCCAAGGCCTTCAAACGCGAGTACGGCCTCTCCCCCGGCCGCTACCGCGACCAGGGCCGCAGGGCCGCCGAGCGGGCGGATCGGCGAAACGCCTCGGTATCGACAGCGGACGGATCGTAG
- a CDS encoding transposase — protein MLTRKEYAEARELHRAGWSISAIARHLGRDRKTLRSYLGGRRVAGVRSPAQDVSLRFLPYCRQRLADDPHLPATALLAEVVELGYPGGYSTLTRAIRKHQARPPCRWCGPGMSRAGTRSPDRAGDEIRFGWLELADPPARWGCDSRLHLLTGSLASSGRWRAVLTESRDLPQLVEAVDQVMRRLGGTAPRWRLDPSAAACCATNGRVTPAFAEVARYYGAAVDLSRAQEDGCEGGEDDADDGLGADRAAVLRSWWSSASHGASLQAAQDDLDRLAARMDLRHQDVDGTRATPGATAAPARTLLDLPELPFPASVCVSRIVSSQGLVSFRGSFYAVHVDLAGALVEVRQRLDKPYLSIATLNGAVIARHPLAPPGAGLTVVDRGHAIAPDALERPARLPRAEARACQGGKGRRPLSAAALAEAEALRAGTQADVRLE, from the coding sequence ATGCTCACCAGGAAGGAATACGCGGAAGCGCGGGAACTGCACCGCGCGGGATGGTCGATCTCGGCGATCGCCCGGCACCTGGGGCGTGACCGCAAAACGCTGAGGTCGTACCTCGGCGGCAGACGGGTCGCGGGGGTCCGCAGTCCGGCCCAGGACGTGAGCCTGCGCTTCCTGCCCTACTGCCGCCAGCGCCTGGCCGATGATCCACACCTCCCGGCGACCGCGCTGTTGGCGGAAGTCGTCGAGCTGGGCTATCCGGGTGGCTATTCCACCCTCACCCGCGCCATCCGCAAGCACCAGGCGCGGCCGCCCTGCCGGTGGTGCGGCCCCGGCATGTCGCGCGCCGGGACACGATCCCCGGACCGGGCGGGCGATGAGATCCGGTTCGGCTGGCTGGAGCTTGCCGATCCCCCCGCGCGGTGGGGTTGCGACAGCCGTCTCCACCTGCTGACGGGCTCGCTCGCGAGCTCGGGCCGCTGGCGTGCGGTCCTGACCGAGAGCAGGGATCTCCCGCAACTGGTGGAAGCCGTGGATCAGGTGATGCGGCGTCTGGGCGGCACTGCGCCGCGCTGGCGACTCGACCCCTCGGCGGCCGCCTGCTGCGCGACGAACGGGCGGGTGACACCGGCCTTCGCCGAGGTGGCGAGGTACTACGGCGCGGCAGTCGACCTCTCCCGCGCCCAGGAGGACGGTTGTGAGGGTGGTGAGGACGACGCGGACGACGGGCTCGGCGCGGACCGTGCCGCGGTGCTCCGGTCCTGGTGGAGCTCTGCCTCGCACGGCGCCAGCCTCCAGGCCGCGCAGGACGATCTCGACCGGCTCGCGGCGCGGATGGACCTTCGCCACCAGGACGTCGACGGCACCCGCGCCACGCCCGGCGCAACCGCCGCACCGGCGCGGACGCTGCTGGATCTGCCGGAGCTGCCCTTCCCCGCCTCCGTGTGCGTCAGTCGTATCGTCAGTTCCCAGGGACTGGTGTCCTTCCGAGGCAGCTTCTACGCGGTCCACGTCGATCTGGCCGGCGCCCTGGTGGAGGTGCGTCAGCGCCTGGACAAGCCGTACCTGTCGATCGCGACGCTGAACGGAGCGGTCATCGCCCGCCACCCCCTGGCACCGCCGGGAGCAGGCCTGACGGTGGTCGACCGCGGCCACGCCATCGCCCCGGACGCCCTGGAGCGCCCCGCGCGCCTGCCTCGCGCCGAAGCACGGGCCTGCCAGGGCGGTAAGGGCCGCCGGCCGCTCTCCGCGGCGGCGCTGGCCGAGGCCGAGGCCCTGCGCGCCGGTACGCAGGCCGACGTGCGCCTGGAGTGA
- a CDS encoding response regulator transcription factor has protein sequence MPFLLLIEDDDAIRTGLELALTRQGHRVAAAASGEDGLRLFKEQRPDLIVLDVMLPGIDGFEVCRRIRRSDQLPIILLTARSDDIDVVVGLESGADDYVVKPVQPRVLDARIRAVLRRGERENSDSSAFGSVVIDRSAMTVTKDGEDLQLTPTELRLLLELSRRPGQALSRQQLLRLVWEHDYLGDSRLVDACVQRLRAKVEDVPSAPTLIRTVRGVGYRLDPPA, from the coding sequence GTGCCTTTCCTCCTACTGATCGAGGACGACGACGCCATCCGGACCGGCCTCGAACTCGCCCTCACCCGCCAGGGCCACCGCGTGGCCGCCGCAGCGTCCGGAGAGGACGGCCTTCGGCTTTTCAAAGAACAGCGTCCGGACCTGATCGTTCTGGACGTGATGCTGCCCGGAATTGACGGTTTCGAGGTGTGCCGCCGGATCCGACGCAGCGACCAACTGCCGATCATCCTGCTGACCGCGCGCTCGGACGACATCGACGTGGTCGTGGGCCTGGAGTCCGGGGCCGACGACTACGTGGTCAAGCCGGTGCAGCCACGGGTGCTGGACGCCCGGATCCGGGCGGTACTTCGCCGCGGCGAGCGGGAGAACTCGGACTCCTCGGCCTTCGGGTCGGTGGTGATCGACCGCTCGGCGATGACCGTCACCAAGGACGGCGAGGACCTCCAGCTCACCCCCACCGAGTTGCGACTGCTGCTGGAGCTGAGCCGCCGTCCGGGGCAGGCCCTGTCCCGGCAGCAACTGCTGCGGCTGGTCTGGGAGCACGACTACCTCGGTGACTCCCGACTGGTGGACGCCTGCGTGCAGCGCCTGCGGGCCAAGGTGGAGGACGTCCCCTCGGCGCCGACCCTGATCCGCACGGTGCGCGGGGTGGGCTATCGTCTGGACCCGCCCGCCTGA
- a CDS encoding zinc-dependent alcohol dehydrogenase family protein: MAKAVVFDETGGPEVLKIVAVELGEPGPDEVLVRVEALGLNRAEALFRAGTYFYQPELPASRLGYEATGVVEAIGEAVTEFAVGDLVSTAALGHLSTHGVYGDRVLVPAANLLQRPGGADVDAVTGVAVWLSYSTAYGALVEKGGMRPGDTVLIPAASSSVGVAAIQIARHLGAIPVAVTRTAKKREQLLELGAAHVIVSDEEDLLARVGEITGGRGAELVFDPVAGPGLATVAQAVAPGGLLIVYGWLDQRPTPLPLNWSLRILGYSNLDVTGDPAARRRAWHFIDAGLRVGTLAPVVDRTFDLSEIVDAHRHLESNEQVGKVVVTVSH, from the coding sequence ATGGCCAAGGCAGTGGTGTTCGACGAGACCGGTGGACCCGAGGTCCTGAAGATCGTGGCGGTGGAGCTCGGTGAGCCGGGCCCGGACGAGGTGCTGGTGCGGGTCGAGGCGCTCGGGCTGAACCGGGCGGAGGCACTGTTCCGCGCCGGCACGTACTTCTACCAGCCCGAACTGCCCGCCTCCCGGCTCGGCTACGAGGCCACCGGTGTGGTGGAGGCGATCGGCGAGGCGGTCACCGAGTTCGCGGTCGGCGACCTGGTGAGCACCGCCGCGTTGGGGCACCTGAGCACTCACGGCGTCTACGGGGACCGGGTGTTGGTGCCCGCGGCCAACCTGCTCCAGCGTCCGGGCGGGGCCGACGTGGACGCGGTGACCGGGGTCGCCGTCTGGCTCTCCTACAGCACCGCGTACGGCGCACTGGTGGAGAAGGGCGGGATGCGTCCGGGTGACACGGTGCTGATCCCCGCGGCCTCCAGCAGCGTGGGGGTGGCCGCGATCCAGATCGCCCGGCACCTGGGGGCGATCCCGGTGGCGGTGACCCGCACGGCGAAGAAGCGCGAGCAGCTGCTGGAGCTCGGTGCGGCGCACGTGATCGTGTCGGACGAGGAGGACCTGCTGGCCCGGGTCGGCGAGATCACCGGCGGGCGGGGCGCCGAACTGGTCTTCGACCCGGTGGCCGGACCCGGGCTGGCCACCGTCGCGCAGGCGGTGGCGCCCGGCGGGCTGCTGATCGTCTACGGCTGGCTGGACCAGCGTCCGACCCCGCTGCCGCTCAACTGGAGCCTGCGGATCCTCGGTTACAGCAACCTGGACGTCACCGGGGACCCGGCCGCGCGGCGCCGGGCGTGGCACTTCATCGACGCCGGCCTGCGCGTGGGGACGCTGGCGCCGGTGGTGGACCGGACCTTCGACCTGAGCGAGATCGTCGACGCGCACCGGCACCTGGAGTCGAACGAGCAGGTGGGCAAGGTCGTGGTGACGGTTTCGCACTGA